Proteins encoded together in one Lutra lutra chromosome 4, mLutLut1.2, whole genome shotgun sequence window:
- the RBM15 gene encoding RNA-binding protein 15, giving the protein MRTAGRDPLPRRSPRWRRAVPLCETSAGRRVNHLRGDDLRRPATMKGKERSPVKAKRSRGGEDSTSRGERSKKLGGSGGSNGSSSGKTDSGGGSRRSLHLDKSSSRGGSREYDTGGGSSSSRLHSYSSPSTKNSSGGGESRSSSRGGGGESRSSGAASSAPGGGDGGEYKTLKISELGSQLSDEAVEDGLFHEFKRFGDVSVKISHLSGSGSGDERVAFVNFRRPEDARAAKHARGRLVLYDRPLKIEAVYVSRRRSRSPLDKDTYSPSASVVGASVGGHRHPPGGGGGQRSLSPGGAALGYRDYRLQQLALGRLPPPPPPPLPRELERERDYPFYERVRPAYSLEPRVGAGAGAAPFREVDEISPEDDQRANRTLFLGNLDITVTESDLRRAFDRFGVITEVDIKRPSRGQTSTYGFLKFENLDMSHRAKLAMSGKIIIRNPIKIGYGKATPTTRLWVGGLGPWVPLAALAREFDRFGTIRTIDYRKGDSWAYIQYESLDAAHAAWTHMRGFPLGGPDRRLRVDFADTEHRYQQQYLQPLPLTHYELVTDAFGHRAPDPLRGARDRTPPLLYRDRDRDLYPDSDWVPPPPPVRERSTRTAATAVPAYEPLDSLDRRRDGWSLDRDRGERDLPSSRDQPRKRRPPEESGGRHLDRSPESDRPRKRHCAPSPDRSPELSSSRDRYNSDNDRSSRLLILERPSPVRDRRGSLEKSQGDKRDRKNSASAERDRKHRTAAPTEGKSPLKKEDRSDGSAPSTSTVSSKLKSPSQKQDGGTAPTAAASPKLCLAWQGMLLLKNSNFPSNMHLLQGDLQVASSLLVEGATGGKVAQLKITQRLRLDQPKLDEVTRRIKVAGPNGYAILLAVPGNSDSRSSSSSATSDTATSTQRPLRNLVSYLKQKQAAGVISLPVGGNKDKENTGVLHAFPPCEFSQQFLDSPAKALAKSEEDYLVMIIVRAKLVNCGLKIWNSKL; this is encoded by the coding sequence ATGAGGACTGCGGGGCGGGATCCTTTGCCGCGGCGGAGTCCAAGATGGCGGCGTGCGGTTCCGCTGTGTGAAACGAGCGCGGGCCGGCGGGTTAATCATCTCCGCGGAGACGACCTCCGACGACCCGCAACAATGAAGGGAAAAGAGCGCTCTCCAGTCAAGGCCAAACGGTCCCGTGGAGGTGAGGACTCGACTTCCCGCGGGGAGCGGAGCAAGAAGTTAGGGGGCTCTGGTGGCAGCAATGGGAGTAGCAGCGGAAAGACCGACAGCGGCGGCGGGTCGCGGCGCAGCCTTCATCTGGACAAGTCCAGCAGCCGAGGTGGCAGCCGCGAGTATGACACTGGCGGGGGCAGCTCCAGTAGCCGCTTGCATAGTTACAGCTCCCCAAGCACCAAAAATTCCTCGGGCGGGGGCGAGTCGCGCAGCAGCTCCCGGGGTGGAGGCGGGGAGTCACGTTCCTCTGGGGCCGCCTCCTCAGCTCCTGGCGGCGGGGACGGCGGGGAATACAAGACACTGAAAATCAGCGAGTTGGGGTCCCAGCTGAGTGACGAAGCGGTGGAGGACGGACTGTTTCACGAGTTCAAACGCTTCGGTGATGTAAGTGTCAAAATCAGTCATCTCTCGGGTTCTGGTAGCGGGGATGAGCGAGTAGCCTTTGTGAACTTCCGGCGGCCAGAGGACGCGCGGGCGGCCAAGCATGCCCGAGGCCGCCTAGTGCTCTATGACCGGCCCCTGAAGATAGAAGCTGTGTATGTGAGCCGGCGCCGCAGCCGCTCGCCTTTAGACAAAGATACTTATTCTCCTTCAGCCAGCGTGGTCGGGGCCTCGGTAGGTGGACACCGGCACCcccctggaggaggtggaggccAGAGATCACTTTCCCCTGGTGGCGCAGCCTTGGGATACAGAGACTACCGGTTGCAGCAGTTGGCTCTTGGCCGCCTGCCCCCACCACCTCCGCCACCATTGCCCCGTGAGCTGGAGAGAGAGCGAGACTACCCGTTCTATGAGAGAGTGCGCCCAGCATACAGTCTTGAGCCAAGGGTGGGAGCTGGAGCAGGTGCTGCTCCTTTCCGAGAAGTAGATGAGATCTCTCCCGAGGATGATCAGCGAGCTAACCGGACGCTTTTCTTGGGCAACCTAGACATCACTGTGACAGAGAGTGATCTAAGAAGGGCTTTTGACCGCTTTGGAGTCATCACTGAGGTAGACATCAAGAGGCCTTCTCGGGGCCAGACCAGTACCTATGGCTTTCTCAAATTTGAGAACCTAGACATGTCTCACCGGGCCAAACTGGCAATGTCTGGCAAAATTATTATTCGGAATCCTATCAAAATTGGTTACGGTAAAGCTACACCCACCACCCGCCTCTGGGTAGGTGGTCTGGGACCTTGGGTGCCTCTTGCTGCCCTGGCACGAGAGTTTGACCGATTTGGCACCATTCGCACTATAGACTACCGCAAAGGCGATAGTTGGGCATATATCCAATATGAAAGCCTCGATGCAGCTCATGCTGCCTGGACCCATATGCGTGGCTTCCCACTTGGTGGTCCAGATCGTCGCCTTAGAGTAGACTTTGCAGATACAGAACATCGTTACCAGCAGCAATATCTGCAGCCTCTGCCCTTAACTCATTATGAATTGGTGACAGATGCTTTTGGACATCGAGCACCTGACCCTTTGAGGGGTGCTCGGGATAGGACACCACCCTTACTATACAGAGATCGTGACAGAGACCTTTATCCTGACTCTGACTGggtgccacccccacccccagtccgtGAACGCAGCACTCGGACTGCAGCTACTGCTGTGCCTGCTTATGAGCCACTGGATAGCCTGGATCGCAGACGAGATGGCTGGTCTTTGGACCGGGACAGAGGTGAGCGAGATCTTCCCAGCAGCAGAGACCAGCCTAGGAAGCGAAGGCCGCCTGAGGAGAGTGGGGGCCGGCACCTGGATAGGTCTCCTGAGAGTGACCGTCCCCGAAAACGTCACTGTGCTCCTTCTCCCGACCGCAGCCCAGAATTGAGCAGTAGCCGGGATCGCTACAACAGTGACAATGATCGATCTTCCCGTCTTCTTATCTTGGAAAGGCCCTCTCCAGTCAGAGACAGACGAGGTAGTTTGGAGAAGAGCCAGGGTGACAAGCGAGACCGTAAAAACTCTGCATCAGCTGAACGGGATAGGAAGCACCGGACAGCGGCTCCCACTGAGGGAAAAAGCCCTCTGAAAAAAGAAGACCGGTCTGATGGGAGTGCACCCAGCACCAGCACTGTTTCCTCAAAGCTAAAGTCCCCCTCCCAGAAACAGGATGGTGGGACAGCCCCGACAGCTGCAGCCTCTCCCAAACTCTGTTTGGCCTGGCAGGGCATGCTTCTGTTGAAGAACAGCAACTTTCCTTCCAACATGCATCTGTTGCAGGGTGACCTCCAAGTGGCTAGTAGTCTTCTTGTGGAGGGCGCAACGGGAGGCAAAGTAGCCCAGCTCAAGATCACTCAGCGTCTTCGTTTGGACCAGCCCAAGTTGGATGAAGTAACTCGACGCATCAAAGTGGCAGGGCCCAATGGTTATGCCATTCTTCTGGCTGTGCCTGGAAATTCTGACAGCaggtcctcctcttcctcagccaCATCAGACACTGCCACCTCTACTCAGAGGCCACTTAGGAACCTTGTGTCCTATTTAAAGCAAAAGCAGGCCGCTGGGGTGATAAGCCTCCCTGTGGGGGGCaacaaagacaaggaaaacacCGGGGTCCTACATGCTTTCCCACCCTGTGAGTTCTCCCAGCAGTTCCTGGATTCCCCTGCCAAGGCACTGGCCAAATCTGAAGAAGATTACCTGGTCATGATCATTGTCCGTG